One Dysidea avara chromosome 7, odDysAvar1.4, whole genome shotgun sequence genomic region harbors:
- the LOC136261820 gene encoding uncharacterized protein isoform X2, which translates to MELCHSPASVWSSPVATIPEKKGNNAVKSGLVYFPTKVLFRRVIHKYYCELHRETNFYPRQLVLFEIPKYNGSTEQSEKVAELIPLDKVFRVEALTDKKCMFKIMTSDKQYQIRVDTFQEASDWVDAINNEIIGQPVPGVVYEYRVKVPCKQFEVGNSKGSLCNSYLLKVYDDKIKLFTANGKIPCKFSCDIKNIYNVKYQPKEKQCRNHLFNFDERDYLTFSINNAKSHYQEKDILTLQAISTIDLIRVVCHRKRLTVEKSSEGNMISSPSNKSVDEPFQESIRSNHFCTKRSVEQCPGGWNSESVSSFSTNESVINGIGSHHAKPIPMPRKKLGPFNEGRISKSVRSICDFENGSTQSYKFNDLKAEVEAKLSPRRNPLLALSLSCNASLGDHSRVNSSNSSLNSTDCEADFRTPDITSVSSSEHTHDFLSQLQKNLLERVQCCSSSSSGDMPLKKQYSKSVENICEAKSNLANQSTIFHSLSNVSALKPPPLPRPRHKIPQMIPFSPGYSLTDKPPCYSSAPEINIANENNCTMFRIDGFSPRAPDQHINSAVKEKTKPSLVTDSVMSQQKYVPFLHCKSASLTELLPTNDLYDDLQPLPPKGNTVGTVRTAHIYDEIDDDDDDDDGIYDDIDDDDDGIYDDIDDNDDDEGYVIKYLAKEHYLKLLPDTENTYELDDNNSIYSQVL; encoded by the exons ATGGAACTCTGCCATTCGCCAGCGTCAGTGTGGTCGTCACCAGTGGCTACCATACCAGAGAAGAAGGGTAACAACGCTGTTAAATCTGGACTTGTGTACTTTCCTACGAAGGTGCTTTTTCGACGA GTCATCCACAAATATTACTGTGAACTACACAGAGAAACCAATTTCTACCCAAGACAGTTAGTTCTCTTTGAGATACCGAAGTACAATGGCAGTACAGAGCAATCTGAAAAAGTTGCTGAATTAATCCCATTAGATAAGGTGTTCAGAGTTGAAGCATTAACGGATAAGAAGTGCATGTTCAAAATTATGACTTCAGACAAACAGTACCAAATTAGAGTTGATACTTTCCAAGAAGCCTCCGATTGGGTAGATGCAATAAATAATGAAATCATTGGACAACCAGTGCCTGGAGTAGTAT ATGAGTACAGAGTAAAAGTCCCTTGCAAACAGTTTGAAGTAGGAAATAGTAAAGGATCACTTTGTAACAGCTACCTTCTGAAAGTATATGACGACAAGATAAAACTTTTTACTGCTAATGGAAAAATCCCATGCAAGTTTTCATGTGACATAAAGAATATTTACAATGTCAAATACCAGCCTAAGGAAAAACAATGTCGTAATCATCTCTTCAATTTTGATGAAAGAGACTACCTTACATTTTCTATAAACAATGCTAAATCACA TTATCAAGAAAAGGATATTCTAACACTACAAGCGATAAGTACTATTGATCTGATAAGGGTTGTCTGTCACAGAAAAAGACTAACAGTGGAAAAATCTTCTGAAG GGAATATGATATCTTCACCCAGCAACAAATCTGTAGATGAACCCTTCCAAGAGAGCATCAGATCAAACCATTTCTGTACTAAGAGATCAGTAGAACAGTGTCCTGGAGGCTGGAATAGTGAAAGTGTCTCATCATTTAGTACCAATGAATCTGTAATCAATGGGATTGGCTCACATCATGCAAAACCCATTCCAATGCCTCGAAAAAAGCTGGGTCCATTCAATGAAG GAAGAATTTCAAAGTCAGTGAGAAGCATATGTGATTTTGAAAATGGTTCCACTCAGAGTTATAAATTTAA TGACCTTAAAGCTGAAGTGGAAGCCAAGCTCTCTCCACGAAGGAACCCATTATTAGCATTATCACTGAGTTGTAATGCTTCACTTGGTGATCATTCACGAGTTAACTCATCCAACTCCTCACTTAATTCCACTGACTGTGAAGCTGATTTTAGAACACCAGATATCACATCAGTCTCATCATCAGAACACACCCATGATTTCCTGTCACAGTTACAAAAGAATTTGCTGGAACGTGTACAATGCTGCAGTAGCTCTTCTAGTGGAGACATGCCTTTAAAGAAACAGTATtcaaaatcagtagaaaataTCTGCGAAGCTAAAAGTAATCTTGCAAACCAATCCACTATTTTCCATTCACTAAG CAATGTATCTGCTTTGAAACCACCCCCCTTACCTCGTCCACGACATAAAATACCACAGATGATCCCATTTAGTCCAGGATACTCCCTAACTGATAAGCCTCCTTGTTATTCATCAGCTCCAGAAATCAACATTGCTAATGAGAATAATTGCACTATGTTTCGTATTGATGGATTCTCCCCACGTGCACCAGATCAACACATTAACTCAGCAGTGAAGGAAAAAACAAAACCATCACTCGTAACTGATTCAGTTATGAGTCAGCAAAAATATGTCCCATTTTTGCACTGCAAATCTGCATCACTAACAGAATTACTACCTACAAATGATCTGTATGATGATTTGCAACCTCTTCCACCTAAAGGGAACACTGTTGGAACTGTAAGAACAG CACACATCTATGATgaaattgatgatgatgatgatgatgatgatggtatctatgatgacattgatgatgatgatgatggtatctatgatgacattgatgacaatgatgatgatgaaggttATGTCATAAAGTATCTTGCAAAAGAACATTACCTTAAAC TTCTTCCTGACACAGAGAACACTTATGAACTGGATGATAATAACAGCATTTATTCTCAAGTACTGTAA
- the LOC136261820 gene encoding uncharacterized protein isoform X3 → MFKIMTSDKQYQIRVDTFQEASDWVDAINNEIIGQPVPGVVYEYRVKVPCKQFEVGNSKGSLCNSYLLKVYDDKIKLFTANGKIPCKFSCDIKNIYNVKYQPKEKQCRNHLFNFDERDYLTFSINNAKSHYQEKDILTLQAISTIDLIRVVCHRKRLTVEKSSEGNMISSPSNKSVDEPFQESIRSNHFCTKRSVEQCPGGWNSESVSSFSTNESVINGIGSHHAKPIPMPRKKLGPFNEVGRISKSVRSICDFENGSTQSYKFNDLKAEVEAKLSPRRNPLLALSLSCNASLGDHSRVNSSNSSLNSTDCEADFRTPDITSVSSSEHTHDFLSQLQKNLLERVQCCSSSSSGDMPLKKQYSKSVENICEAKSNLANQSTIFHSLSNVSALKPPPLPRPRHKIPQMIPFSPGYSLTDKPPCYSSAPEINIANENNCTMFRIDGFSPRAPDQHINSAVKEKTKPSLVTDSVMSQQKYVPFLHCKSASLTELLPTNDLYDDLQPLPPKGNTVGTVRTAHIYDEIDDDDDDDDGIYDDIDDDDDGIYDDIDDNDDDEGYVIKYLAKEHYLKLLPDTENTYELDDNNSIYSQVL, encoded by the exons ATGTTCAAAATTATGACTTCAGACAAACAGTACCAAATTAGAGTTGATACTTTCCAAGAAGCCTCCGATTGGGTAGATGCAATAAATAATGAAATCATTGGACAACCAGTGCCTGGAGTAGTAT ATGAGTACAGAGTAAAAGTCCCTTGCAAACAGTTTGAAGTAGGAAATAGTAAAGGATCACTTTGTAACAGCTACCTTCTGAAAGTATATGACGACAAGATAAAACTTTTTACTGCTAATGGAAAAATCCCATGCAAGTTTTCATGTGACATAAAGAATATTTACAATGTCAAATACCAGCCTAAGGAAAAACAATGTCGTAATCATCTCTTCAATTTTGATGAAAGAGACTACCTTACATTTTCTATAAACAATGCTAAATCACA TTATCAAGAAAAGGATATTCTAACACTACAAGCGATAAGTACTATTGATCTGATAAGGGTTGTCTGTCACAGAAAAAGACTAACAGTGGAAAAATCTTCTGAAG GGAATATGATATCTTCACCCAGCAACAAATCTGTAGATGAACCCTTCCAAGAGAGCATCAGATCAAACCATTTCTGTACTAAGAGATCAGTAGAACAGTGTCCTGGAGGCTGGAATAGTGAAAGTGTCTCATCATTTAGTACCAATGAATCTGTAATCAATGGGATTGGCTCACATCATGCAAAACCCATTCCAATGCCTCGAAAAAAGCTGGGTCCATTCAATGAAG TAGGAAGAATTTCAAAGTCAGTGAGAAGCATATGTGATTTTGAAAATGGTTCCACTCAGAGTTATAAATTTAA TGACCTTAAAGCTGAAGTGGAAGCCAAGCTCTCTCCACGAAGGAACCCATTATTAGCATTATCACTGAGTTGTAATGCTTCACTTGGTGATCATTCACGAGTTAACTCATCCAACTCCTCACTTAATTCCACTGACTGTGAAGCTGATTTTAGAACACCAGATATCACATCAGTCTCATCATCAGAACACACCCATGATTTCCTGTCACAGTTACAAAAGAATTTGCTGGAACGTGTACAATGCTGCAGTAGCTCTTCTAGTGGAGACATGCCTTTAAAGAAACAGTATtcaaaatcagtagaaaataTCTGCGAAGCTAAAAGTAATCTTGCAAACCAATCCACTATTTTCCATTCACTAAG CAATGTATCTGCTTTGAAACCACCCCCCTTACCTCGTCCACGACATAAAATACCACAGATGATCCCATTTAGTCCAGGATACTCCCTAACTGATAAGCCTCCTTGTTATTCATCAGCTCCAGAAATCAACATTGCTAATGAGAATAATTGCACTATGTTTCGTATTGATGGATTCTCCCCACGTGCACCAGATCAACACATTAACTCAGCAGTGAAGGAAAAAACAAAACCATCACTCGTAACTGATTCAGTTATGAGTCAGCAAAAATATGTCCCATTTTTGCACTGCAAATCTGCATCACTAACAGAATTACTACCTACAAATGATCTGTATGATGATTTGCAACCTCTTCCACCTAAAGGGAACACTGTTGGAACTGTAAGAACAG CACACATCTATGATgaaattgatgatgatgatgatgatgatgatggtatctatgatgacattgatgatgatgatgatggtatctatgatgacattgatgacaatgatgatgatgaaggttATGTCATAAAGTATCTTGCAAAAGAACATTACCTTAAAC TTCTTCCTGACACAGAGAACACTTATGAACTGGATGATAATAACAGCATTTATTCTCAAGTACTGTAA
- the LOC136261820 gene encoding uncharacterized protein isoform X1, with translation MELCHSPASVWSSPVATIPEKKGNNAVKSGLVYFPTKVLFRRVIHKYYCELHRETNFYPRQLVLFEIPKYNGSTEQSEKVAELIPLDKVFRVEALTDKKCMFKIMTSDKQYQIRVDTFQEASDWVDAINNEIIGQPVPGVVYEYRVKVPCKQFEVGNSKGSLCNSYLLKVYDDKIKLFTANGKIPCKFSCDIKNIYNVKYQPKEKQCRNHLFNFDERDYLTFSINNAKSHYQEKDILTLQAISTIDLIRVVCHRKRLTVEKSSEGNMISSPSNKSVDEPFQESIRSNHFCTKRSVEQCPGGWNSESVSSFSTNESVINGIGSHHAKPIPMPRKKLGPFNEVGRISKSVRSICDFENGSTQSYKFNDLKAEVEAKLSPRRNPLLALSLSCNASLGDHSRVNSSNSSLNSTDCEADFRTPDITSVSSSEHTHDFLSQLQKNLLERVQCCSSSSSGDMPLKKQYSKSVENICEAKSNLANQSTIFHSLSNVSALKPPPLPRPRHKIPQMIPFSPGYSLTDKPPCYSSAPEINIANENNCTMFRIDGFSPRAPDQHINSAVKEKTKPSLVTDSVMSQQKYVPFLHCKSASLTELLPTNDLYDDLQPLPPKGNTVGTVRTAHIYDEIDDDDDDDDGIYDDIDDDDDGIYDDIDDNDDDEGYVIKYLAKEHYLKLLPDTENTYELDDNNSIYSQVL, from the exons ATGGAACTCTGCCATTCGCCAGCGTCAGTGTGGTCGTCACCAGTGGCTACCATACCAGAGAAGAAGGGTAACAACGCTGTTAAATCTGGACTTGTGTACTTTCCTACGAAGGTGCTTTTTCGACGA GTCATCCACAAATATTACTGTGAACTACACAGAGAAACCAATTTCTACCCAAGACAGTTAGTTCTCTTTGAGATACCGAAGTACAATGGCAGTACAGAGCAATCTGAAAAAGTTGCTGAATTAATCCCATTAGATAAGGTGTTCAGAGTTGAAGCATTAACGGATAAGAAGTGCATGTTCAAAATTATGACTTCAGACAAACAGTACCAAATTAGAGTTGATACTTTCCAAGAAGCCTCCGATTGGGTAGATGCAATAAATAATGAAATCATTGGACAACCAGTGCCTGGAGTAGTAT ATGAGTACAGAGTAAAAGTCCCTTGCAAACAGTTTGAAGTAGGAAATAGTAAAGGATCACTTTGTAACAGCTACCTTCTGAAAGTATATGACGACAAGATAAAACTTTTTACTGCTAATGGAAAAATCCCATGCAAGTTTTCATGTGACATAAAGAATATTTACAATGTCAAATACCAGCCTAAGGAAAAACAATGTCGTAATCATCTCTTCAATTTTGATGAAAGAGACTACCTTACATTTTCTATAAACAATGCTAAATCACA TTATCAAGAAAAGGATATTCTAACACTACAAGCGATAAGTACTATTGATCTGATAAGGGTTGTCTGTCACAGAAAAAGACTAACAGTGGAAAAATCTTCTGAAG GGAATATGATATCTTCACCCAGCAACAAATCTGTAGATGAACCCTTCCAAGAGAGCATCAGATCAAACCATTTCTGTACTAAGAGATCAGTAGAACAGTGTCCTGGAGGCTGGAATAGTGAAAGTGTCTCATCATTTAGTACCAATGAATCTGTAATCAATGGGATTGGCTCACATCATGCAAAACCCATTCCAATGCCTCGAAAAAAGCTGGGTCCATTCAATGAAG TAGGAAGAATTTCAAAGTCAGTGAGAAGCATATGTGATTTTGAAAATGGTTCCACTCAGAGTTATAAATTTAA TGACCTTAAAGCTGAAGTGGAAGCCAAGCTCTCTCCACGAAGGAACCCATTATTAGCATTATCACTGAGTTGTAATGCTTCACTTGGTGATCATTCACGAGTTAACTCATCCAACTCCTCACTTAATTCCACTGACTGTGAAGCTGATTTTAGAACACCAGATATCACATCAGTCTCATCATCAGAACACACCCATGATTTCCTGTCACAGTTACAAAAGAATTTGCTGGAACGTGTACAATGCTGCAGTAGCTCTTCTAGTGGAGACATGCCTTTAAAGAAACAGTATtcaaaatcagtagaaaataTCTGCGAAGCTAAAAGTAATCTTGCAAACCAATCCACTATTTTCCATTCACTAAG CAATGTATCTGCTTTGAAACCACCCCCCTTACCTCGTCCACGACATAAAATACCACAGATGATCCCATTTAGTCCAGGATACTCCCTAACTGATAAGCCTCCTTGTTATTCATCAGCTCCAGAAATCAACATTGCTAATGAGAATAATTGCACTATGTTTCGTATTGATGGATTCTCCCCACGTGCACCAGATCAACACATTAACTCAGCAGTGAAGGAAAAAACAAAACCATCACTCGTAACTGATTCAGTTATGAGTCAGCAAAAATATGTCCCATTTTTGCACTGCAAATCTGCATCACTAACAGAATTACTACCTACAAATGATCTGTATGATGATTTGCAACCTCTTCCACCTAAAGGGAACACTGTTGGAACTGTAAGAACAG CACACATCTATGATgaaattgatgatgatgatgatgatgatgatggtatctatgatgacattgatgatgatgatgatggtatctatgatgacattgatgacaatgatgatgatgaaggttATGTCATAAAGTATCTTGCAAAAGAACATTACCTTAAAC TTCTTCCTGACACAGAGAACACTTATGAACTGGATGATAATAACAGCATTTATTCTCAAGTACTGTAA